In the genome of Opitutia bacterium KCR 482, one region contains:
- a CDS encoding threonine/serine exporter family protein, giving the protein MEEAKNRSDEILALVAEYAATLTGCGAYASRTARSAKRIAEAVGATAEIAMTHTSLIVSVECDGIISTKVARIPQSPISFERNADLCRLSWRAIDKKMPLGEIRSEFEAILAKPKIDPVFVLFYVGFANASFCRLFGGDFLAMAIVFTATLVGFSTKQYMLKKGVNNYLTIMASSFAASICASVSLSFECTSQTALATSPLFLIPGVPLINGVIDILDGYTTTGISRLAKEMLIIACIGVGLFATLALVKGQFL; this is encoded by the coding sequence ATGGAAGAGGCAAAAAACAGGTCAGACGAAATACTCGCACTGGTCGCCGAATACGCGGCGACGCTCACGGGCTGCGGCGCGTACGCGTCGCGCACGGCGCGCAGCGCAAAAAGAATAGCCGAGGCAGTCGGGGCAACCGCGGAAATCGCGATGACGCATACAAGCCTGATAGTCTCGGTGGAGTGCGACGGCATAATTTCAACGAAAGTCGCCCGCATTCCGCAAAGCCCCATTTCGTTCGAGCGCAACGCCGACCTCTGCCGACTTTCGTGGCGCGCGATTGACAAAAAAATGCCGCTTGGGGAAATCAGGTCCGAGTTCGAAGCAATACTTGCAAAGCCGAAAATCGACCCCGTGTTCGTGCTGTTCTATGTGGGCTTTGCAAACGCGTCGTTTTGCAGGCTCTTCGGCGGCGACTTCCTCGCAATGGCGATTGTCTTTACCGCGACGCTCGTCGGCTTTTCAACAAAACAGTACATGCTGAAAAAGGGCGTCAACAACTACCTTACGATAATGGCGTCGTCGTTCGCGGCGTCGATTTGCGCGTCGGTGTCGCTCTCGTTCGAATGCACGTCGCAGACGGCGCTGGCGACAAGCCCGCTGTTTCTTATTCCGGGGGTGCCGCTCATCAACGGGGTAATCGACATTCTCGACGGCTACACGACGACGGGCATAAGCCGCCTCGCAAAGGAAATGCTGATTATCGCGTGCATAGGCGTCGGACTTTTCGCGACTCTCGCGCTTGTGAAAGGACAATTTCTATGA
- a CDS encoding threonine/serine exporter family protein: MSIWDILFDGFFAAVAGTGFGAISDPPVKAFPRIALLAAVGHALRFAMMKCGTDIGTASFVAAFAIGSGSLILARQIRVPMTILYIPALLPMIPGIYAYKTLFSLIMFMQSVNGNDGGMEYMQSFLLNATVSGTVIILLATGAALPTFVFKNMSHALSREGKK; the protein is encoded by the coding sequence ATGAGCATTTGGGACATACTCTTCGACGGATTCTTCGCGGCGGTCGCGGGAACGGGCTTCGGCGCGATTTCCGACCCTCCCGTAAAGGCGTTTCCGAGAATCGCGCTGCTGGCGGCGGTCGGACACGCGCTGAGGTTCGCAATGATGAAATGCGGTACGGACATCGGAACGGCGTCGTTCGTCGCGGCGTTCGCAATCGGAAGCGGAAGCCTGATTCTGGCGCGTCAAATCCGCGTGCCAATGACCATTCTCTACATACCCGCGCTGCTCCCGATGATTCCGGGGATTTACGCGTACAAAACGCTGTTCTCGCTGATAATGTTCATGCAGTCGGTTAACGGCAACGACGGCGGCATGGAGTACATGCAGAGCTTTTTGCTGAACGCCACAGTCTCCGGAACGGTGATAATACTGCTCGCAACGGGGGCGGCACTGCCGACTTTCGTCTTTAAAAATATGTCGCACGCGCTTTCGAGGGAGGGCAAAAAATAA